From the genome of Thermococcus chitonophagus, one region includes:
- a CDS encoding CDC48 family AAA ATPase, which yields MILGRGDEKKEEIKLRVAEALKWDVGRGIVRFDRKYQRMLGVQAGDIVEIEGERVTAAIVANAHPDDRGLDIIRMDGYIRRNAGVSIGDFVTVRKAQVKEAKKVVLAPAQRGVIIQIPGDVIKNNLLGRPVVKGDIIVASGRGEFYSGTPFDELFRGFFEAMSVGFGELKFVVVNTIPKGIVQITYNTEVEVLPQAVEVREEKVPEVTYEDIGGLNDAIEKIREMVELPLKHPELFERLGIEPPKGVLLYGPPGTGKTLLAKAVANEANAYFIAINGPEIMSKYYGESEERLREIFKEAEENAPAIIFIDEIDAIAPKREEVVGEVEKRVVSQLLTLMDGLKSRGKVIVIAATNRPDAIDPALRRPGRFDREIEVGVPDKQGRKEILQIHTRGMPIEPDFEKDAVLKVLKELEREERFDGAIVSELIEKVKKASNEEEIKDILKKDGKIYVEVKARLIDKLLDELAEITHGFVGADLAALAREAAMVVLRRLIKEGKINPEAETIPREVLEELKVTKEDFLEALKMVEPSALREVLIEVPNVHWDDIGGLEDVKQELREAVEWPLKYPKAFKKLGITPPKGILLYGPPGTGKTLLAKAIATESQANFIAIRGPEVLSKWVGESEKRIREIFRKARQAAPSIIFIDEIDAIAPARGTSEGEKVTDRLINQLLTEMDGIQENSGVVIIAATNRPDILDPALLRPGRFDRLILVPAPDEKARLEIFKVHTRNMPLAKDVDLRELARKTEGYTGADIAALVREAALNALKRAVSSLSPEAVEEESEEFLNKLVVTRKDFEEAFKKVKPSVTKYMIEYYKQFEESRKKMGGETVREPDYFTG from the coding sequence TCAGAATGGATGGATATATTAGGAGAAACGCTGGGGTCAGCATAGGAGATTTTGTAACCGTTAGGAAGGCCCAAGTTAAGGAAGCAAAAAAAGTCGTTTTAGCACCGGCTCAGAGGGGTGTTATTATTCAAATCCCTGGGGACGTAATAAAAAACAACCTCCTAGGGAGGCCTGTAGTTAAGGGAGATATAATTGTTGCAAGTGGAAGGGGAGAGTTCTACTCTGGGACACCTTTTGACGAGCTATTTAGAGGTTTCTTCGAGGCAATGTCAGTTGGTTTTGGCGAGCTAAAGTTCGTCGTTGTGAACACTATACCCAAGGGAATTGTCCAGATAACTTACAACACCGAGGTCGAGGTTCTTCCCCAGGCAGTCGAAGTTCGTGAGGAAAAGGTTCCAGAAGTTACCTATGAAGATATTGGTGGTCTCAATGACGCAATCGAAAAGATCAGGGAAATGGTTGAGTTGCCCCTCAAGCATCCTGAATTATTTGAAAGACTGGGAATAGAACCACCGAAGGGTGTTCTCTTGTATGGGCCCCCAGGAACTGGTAAGACTTTACTAGCTAAGGCCGTGGCCAACGAGGCTAATGCATACTTCATCGCAATCAACGGTCCGGAAATAATGAGCAAATACTACGGAGAAAGCGAAGAAAGATTAAGGGAAATATTCAAGGAGGCTGAGGAGAACGCTCCAGCAATAATATTCATCGACGAAATTGACGCAATAGCACCAAAGAGAGAGGAAGTTGTTGGAGAAGTAGAAAAGAGAGTCGTGTCTCAGTTACTGACTTTAATGGATGGCCTCAAGTCAAGAGGCAAAGTGATAGTCATTGCAGCGACGAACAGGCCTGATGCTATTGATCCGGCTTTGAGGAGGCCTGGAAGGTTTGATAGGGAGATTGAGGTTGGTGTTCCAGACAAGCAGGGTAGGAAGGAAATCCTACAAATCCACACAAGAGGAATGCCAATAGAACCAGACTTTGAGAAGGATGCAGTATTGAAAGTCCTTAAGGAATTGGAAAGGGAAGAGAGATTTGATGGAGCCATTGTTTCTGAACTTATAGAGAAGGTAAAGAAAGCAAGTAACGAAGAAGAGATAAAGGATATTCTAAAAAAGGATGGCAAGATATACGTTGAAGTTAAGGCAAGGCTCATTGATAAGCTACTTGATGAACTTGCAGAGATAACCCATGGATTCGTTGGTGCTGATCTGGCAGCATTAGCTAGGGAGGCTGCAATGGTAGTTCTAAGAAGGCTAATCAAAGAAGGAAAGATAAACCCTGAAGCAGAGACAATTCCAAGAGAAGTCCTGGAGGAACTTAAGGTAACAAAGGAGGACTTCCTCGAGGCGCTCAAGATGGTTGAGCCTTCAGCATTGAGGGAAGTGCTCATTGAGGTACCAAACGTCCACTGGGATGACATTGGAGGACTCGAAGACGTAAAGCAAGAACTCAGAGAAGCAGTAGAATGGCCACTTAAATACCCAAAAGCCTTCAAAAAACTAGGCATAACACCTCCAAAGGGAATCCTCCTCTATGGGCCCCCAGGAACTGGTAAAACATTGTTAGCTAAGGCAATAGCAACTGAAAGTCAAGCTAATTTCATAGCTATCAGAGGTCCAGAGGTTCTGAGCAAGTGGGTCGGTGAGAGCGAGAAGAGAATAAGAGAGATATTCAGGAAAGCGAGACAGGCAGCACCTTCTATAATTTTCATCGACGAAATTGACGCAATAGCGCCGGCAAGGGGAACCTCAGAAGGTGAAAAGGTTACAGACAGGTTAATCAATCAGTTACTCACCGAGATGGATGGGATACAAGAGAACAGTGGTGTTGTAATTATTGCTGCAACCAACAGGCCGGATATACTTGATCCAGCCCTGCTTAGGCCGGGTAGGTTTGACAGGCTGATCCTAGTTCCAGCGCCCGACGAGAAGGCGAGGCTAGAAATATTCAAAGTACACACCAGAAACATGCCACTAGCAAAAGACGTTGACCTTAGGGAATTAGCCAGAAAAACTGAGGGGTACACTGGAGCAGACATAGCTGCTCTAGTCAGAGAAGCAGCACTAAACGCACTAAAAAGGGCAGTTTCTTCATTATCTCCAGAAGCCGTTGAGGAAGAGAGTGAGGAATTTTTAAACAAGCTTGTAGTTACGAGGAAGGATTTCGAGGAAGCATTCAAGAAAGTTAAGCCAAGTGTTACCAAATACATGATTGAGTACTACAAACAGTTCGAAGAGAGCAGAAAGAAAATGGGCGGTGAAACAGTTAGAGAGCCCGACTACTTCACCGGCTGA
- the ilvD gene encoding dihydroxy-acid dehydratase: MRSDVVKRGIERAPHRSLFKAMGLTDEELDRPLIGIANSFNELIPGHIHLRKIAEAVKAGIRMAGGTPLEFNTIGICDGIAMNHSGMKYSLPSRELIADSVELVAQAYHFDGIVMIASCDKIIPGMLMAMARLDVPAIFVSGGPMLPGRFRGEYVDVKTVFEAVGAVKAGKMSLEELKLLESVACPGCGSCAGMFTANTMNALTEALGVSMPWNGTAPAVYAHRIRIAKKTGMQIVKLVEEDVKPSDIMTKEAFEDAIAVDMALGGSTNTVLHLMAIAHEAGVDLTLDDFDRISEITPTLAKLSPAGKHFVVDLYEAGGILGVMKRLAKKGIIHEDRMTVALKTVKELLERAFVARDDVIRPLDNPYSPRGGIMILRGTLAPDGAVIKVSAVNGVTVFEGTAKVYDSEEEATKAILSGEVEKGDVVVIRYEGPRGGPGMREMLTPTSAIAGMGLDKDVALITDGRFSGATRGISIGHVSPEAAEGGPIALVENGDRIRIDLKAKRVDLLVDEGELEERRKRWKPKVKPLKGYLKRYSELVTSSNTGAVYKF; this comes from the coding sequence ATGAGAAGCGATGTGGTAAAGAGGGGAATTGAAAGGGCTCCCCACCGTTCCCTTTTTAAAGCTATGGGGCTAACGGATGAGGAGCTTGACAGACCACTCATAGGAATAGCTAACTCATTCAACGAGCTGATCCCTGGTCATATACACCTCAGGAAGATTGCCGAGGCGGTAAAGGCAGGAATCAGGATGGCCGGAGGGACTCCGCTTGAGTTCAATACAATAGGGATCTGCGATGGAATAGCAATGAACCACTCCGGAATGAAATATTCGCTCCCCTCAAGGGAGCTTATAGCTGACAGCGTTGAATTAGTCGCTCAGGCTTATCACTTCGATGGAATAGTGATGATTGCTTCGTGTGACAAGATAATCCCGGGAATGCTAATGGCTATGGCTAGGCTCGACGTTCCAGCTATTTTCGTTTCAGGCGGCCCCATGCTGCCAGGCAGGTTTAGGGGAGAGTACGTTGATGTAAAGACCGTTTTTGAAGCAGTGGGTGCCGTAAAGGCTGGAAAGATGAGTCTTGAGGAGCTTAAGCTTCTTGAATCCGTAGCCTGTCCTGGTTGCGGCTCTTGTGCTGGAATGTTTACCGCAAACACCATGAATGCACTAACGGAAGCCTTGGGAGTTTCAATGCCGTGGAACGGAACTGCTCCGGCAGTTTACGCTCACAGGATAAGGATAGCCAAGAAAACGGGAATGCAGATAGTTAAGCTCGTTGAAGAGGACGTCAAGCCAAGCGACATAATGACTAAGGAAGCATTTGAAGATGCCATAGCCGTTGATATGGCTCTAGGTGGCTCGACAAATACTGTCCTCCACCTTATGGCAATAGCACATGAGGCAGGAGTTGACCTAACTTTAGATGACTTCGACAGGATAAGTGAGATAACGCCAACCCTCGCAAAGCTGAGCCCCGCAGGAAAACACTTCGTCGTTGACCTCTACGAGGCGGGAGGAATTCTTGGAGTAATGAAGAGGCTTGCTAAGAAGGGGATTATTCACGAGGACAGGATGACAGTTGCCTTGAAGACTGTAAAGGAATTGCTTGAGAGAGCATTCGTGGCCAGGGATGACGTGATAAGACCACTCGATAATCCTTACTCCCCTAGAGGGGGCATAATGATACTTAGAGGAACACTTGCCCCAGATGGGGCTGTAATCAAGGTATCAGCCGTTAACGGAGTTACCGTATTTGAAGGAACCGCCAAAGTTTATGACAGCGAAGAGGAAGCCACGAAAGCAATCCTGAGCGGAGAAGTTGAGAAGGGCGATGTTGTTGTGATAAGGTACGAAGGCCCAAGGGGCGGCCCAGGAATGAGGGAGATGCTAACTCCCACTTCCGCTATAGCAGGGATGGGGTTAGATAAAGATGTTGCCTTAATTACAGATGGAAGGTTCTCCGGAGCAACGAGAGGAATTTCAATCGGCCACGTTTCGCCGGAAGCTGCAGAAGGAGGACCAATAGCCCTAGTCGAGAATGGGGATAGGATAAGGATAGACCTAAAGGCAAAGAGAGTTGACTTACTAGTTGACGAAGGTGAACTTGAGGAAAGGAGAAAGAGATGGAAGCCAAAGGTTAAACCCCTCAAAGGGTATCTGAAGAGGTACTCGGAGTTAGTTACATCCTCAAATACTGGGGCAGTTTATAAATTCTAA
- the leuD gene encoding 3-isopropylmalate dehydratase small subunit — MKVKGRAWKYGDHIDTDVIIPARYLNTSDPKELAQHVLEDLDPEFRFKMKPGDIIVAGENFGCGSSREHAPLAIKAAGVSCVIAKSFARIFYRNAINIGLPILEAPEAVERIETGDELEVDFSTGEIRNLTKGEVYHANPFPDFIMEIIKAGGLIEWTKRRLAK; from the coding sequence ATGAAGGTTAAAGGAAGGGCTTGGAAGTATGGGGATCACATAGATACCGACGTCATAATCCCCGCGAGATACCTCAACACCTCTGATCCAAAGGAGTTGGCTCAACACGTGCTCGAGGATCTAGACCCAGAGTTCAGGTTCAAGATGAAGCCTGGGGACATAATAGTGGCCGGCGAGAACTTCGGGTGTGGCAGTTCAAGAGAGCACGCCCCATTGGCGATAAAAGCAGCCGGGGTTTCCTGCGTAATAGCCAAGAGCTTTGCGAGGATATTCTACAGGAACGCAATAAACATTGGACTTCCAATTCTCGAGGCTCCTGAGGCAGTTGAGAGGATAGAGACGGGAGATGAGCTCGAGGTAGATTTCTCCACGGGAGAGATTAGGAACCTGACTAAAGGGGAAGTATACCACGCGAATCCTTTCCCTGACTTCATAATGGAGATCATCAAGGCCGGAGGCCTAATAGAATGGACTAAGAGGAGGTTAGCCAAATGA
- a CDS encoding 3-isopropylmalate dehydrogenase: MIKIAVIPGDGIGKEVVAEGLKVLRKLEQLSNVKFDFQEYPFGAEHYLKTGETLPDWAIEEFRKFDAIYFGAIGDPRVKPGVLEHGILLKLRFSLDLYVNLRPVKLYHPKLTPLKEKEKIDMVFVRENTEGLYAGAGGFLRKGTPQEVAIQEMINTRYGVERTVRFAFEYAKKTGRKKVTLVDKANVLTYAHDLWQRVFAEVSEEYPEIETDHYYVDAMAMKMVRSPEIFEVVVTPNMFGDILTDLGAEIVGGLGLAASGNIHPRKVSMFEPVHGSAPDIAGKGIANPLAAILTASLMLEHLGLDKESKTVEKAVAKVIEENKVTPDLGGSLKTHEVGDAVVKVLEVLWDEGEAG, from the coding sequence ATGATCAAGATAGCGGTAATTCCTGGGGACGGAATAGGTAAGGAAGTAGTTGCGGAGGGACTAAAGGTTCTCAGAAAGTTAGAACAGCTCAGCAACGTGAAGTTCGACTTTCAAGAATATCCCTTTGGCGCTGAGCACTACCTCAAAACTGGGGAAACCCTGCCGGACTGGGCAATTGAAGAATTCAGGAAGTTCGATGCCATATACTTTGGGGCAATAGGTGACCCCAGGGTAAAGCCTGGAGTTCTCGAGCATGGAATACTGCTCAAGCTGAGGTTCTCCCTTGACCTCTACGTTAACCTGAGGCCAGTCAAGCTGTACCACCCGAAGCTCACACCGCTGAAGGAGAAGGAGAAAATTGACATGGTCTTCGTCAGAGAGAACACCGAGGGGCTGTACGCTGGTGCGGGAGGATTCCTCAGGAAGGGAACTCCCCAGGAAGTAGCAATTCAGGAGATGATAAACACCCGCTACGGTGTGGAGAGGACAGTAAGATTTGCATTTGAGTACGCCAAGAAAACGGGAAGGAAGAAGGTAACCCTCGTGGACAAGGCCAATGTTCTAACCTATGCCCACGATCTCTGGCAGAGGGTCTTTGCCGAGGTCTCAGAGGAGTACCCGGAGATTGAAACTGACCACTATTACGTCGATGCAATGGCAATGAAAATGGTTCGCTCTCCCGAGATCTTCGAAGTAGTTGTTACACCCAACATGTTCGGTGATATTCTAACGGACCTGGGGGCGGAGATAGTCGGTGGGCTAGGTTTAGCTGCATCAGGGAACATACACCCTAGGAAGGTCTCTATGTTCGAGCCTGTTCACGGTTCTGCCCCAGATATAGCTGGAAAGGGTATAGCAAATCCCTTAGCGGCGATATTAACGGCTTCGCTCATGCTTGAGCATTTAGGGTTGGACAAAGAGTCTAAGACGGTGGAAAAGGCTGTTGCAAAGGTGATAGAAGAGAATAAGGTAACTCCAGATTTGGGAGGTAGTTTGAAGACTCATGAAGTTGGAGATGCCGTTGTTAAAGTCCTAGAGGTGTTGTGGGATGAAGGAGAGGCGGGTTGA
- the cimA gene encoding citramalate synthase: protein MKERRVELYDTTLRDGAQMEGISFSLEDKLKITEKLDEFGIHYIEGGWPGSNPKDIEYFKAVKDLSLENAQIAAFGSTRRPRLRPEEDPNLNALVDSEAPIATIFGKSWDLHVTDALKTTLENNLQMIADSIEYLREHGMKVFYDAEHFFDGYRANSDYAMETIKTAEEAGAERIVLADTNGGSLPSFIKQVVERVREEIKVPLGIHAHNDSELAVANSLMAFEAGVVQIQGTINGYGERCGNANLISIIPALELKYGVEVVGKEKLRKLKELAHFVAELANMEIPRNQPYVGDSAFAHKGGVHVSAVLKNPRTYEHIDPELVGNRRKVVVSELSGKSNLIYKAKELGIDLDEKDPHLQEIVNKIKELEFLGYHFEAAEASLELLIEKIKGRYKPFFELERARVISEILPGQPPISEATVVVKVDSKRVHTAAEGNGPVNALDLALRKALTEFYPELKEIKLVDYKVRVLGSEKGTAAKVRVLIQTSDGKKSWGTVGASTNIIEASLNAIIDSMEYWLMKECGKNEKRCGKEGN, encoded by the coding sequence ATGAAGGAGAGGCGGGTTGAGCTGTACGATACCACCCTTAGGGACGGCGCCCAGATGGAGGGGATAAGCTTCTCACTTGAAGATAAGCTGAAGATAACTGAAAAACTTGATGAATTCGGCATACATTATATAGAGGGAGGATGGCCAGGTTCAAATCCTAAGGATATAGAGTACTTCAAGGCTGTTAAAGACCTAAGCTTGGAAAACGCTCAGATTGCAGCGTTCGGAAGCACGAGAAGGCCGAGGCTGAGGCCCGAAGAAGATCCAAACCTTAATGCCCTCGTTGATTCCGAGGCTCCAATAGCGACGATATTCGGTAAGAGCTGGGATCTCCACGTTACGGATGCATTAAAGACGACCCTTGAGAACAATCTCCAGATGATAGCGGATTCAATAGAGTACCTCAGAGAACACGGCATGAAAGTATTTTACGATGCCGAGCACTTCTTCGATGGATACAGGGCAAATTCAGATTACGCAATGGAGACCATAAAGACGGCTGAGGAGGCGGGAGCTGAGAGGATAGTCTTAGCTGATACCAATGGAGGGTCACTACCTTCCTTCATTAAGCAGGTAGTCGAGAGGGTTAGGGAAGAGATAAAGGTCCCCTTGGGCATCCATGCTCACAACGATTCCGAGCTGGCAGTTGCCAACTCTCTCATGGCCTTTGAAGCTGGAGTTGTTCAGATACAGGGGACGATAAACGGTTACGGAGAGAGGTGTGGCAACGCTAACTTGATTTCAATAATCCCCGCCTTAGAGCTCAAGTACGGGGTTGAAGTTGTTGGAAAGGAAAAGTTGAGGAAGCTTAAAGAATTAGCGCACTTCGTTGCCGAACTCGCCAATATGGAGATACCCAGGAACCAGCCCTACGTTGGAGACAGCGCTTTCGCCCACAAGGGTGGAGTTCACGTGTCAGCTGTCCTAAAGAATCCAAGGACATACGAGCACATAGATCCAGAGCTCGTTGGAAACAGGAGAAAGGTCGTAGTTTCAGAGCTCTCAGGAAAGAGCAACCTCATATACAAGGCCAAAGAACTGGGTATAGACTTGGATGAGAAGGATCCCCACCTTCAGGAGATAGTGAACAAGATTAAGGAGCTTGAATTCCTGGGCTATCACTTTGAGGCTGCTGAGGCCTCGCTTGAACTGTTAATCGAGAAGATAAAAGGAAGGTACAAGCCCTTCTTTGAGCTTGAAAGGGCAAGAGTTATAAGCGAAATACTCCCCGGCCAACCCCCAATATCGGAAGCTACAGTAGTTGTTAAGGTTGACAGCAAGAGAGTCCACACAGCTGCAGAAGGTAATGGCCCAGTCAATGCCCTAGATCTGGCACTGAGGAAGGCCTTAACTGAATTCTACCCAGAGCTCAAGGAGATAAAGCTCGTTGACTACAAGGTCAGGGTTCTTGGGAGCGAAAAGGGAACTGCTGCCAAGGTCAGGGTTCTTATCCAGACGAGCGATGGAAAGAAGAGCTGGGGCACCGTTGGAGCATCGACGAACATAATAGAGGCAAGCTTAAACGCCATAATCGACAGTATGGAGTACTGGCTGATGAAGGAGTGTGGTAAAAATGAGAAGCGATGTGGTAAAGAGGGGAATTGA
- a CDS encoding chloride channel protein has translation MIRKWAKVIFASIIAGIGGGLGALLFRFLVNITTRLFFGVLSAKFKLFLMPIIGALFIYPIVKNNPKVRGTGVPEVIESVIFRKGDISGKFAILKIIATSITIGSGGSAGREGPIGFIGASIASWIGRRLSLSSQMRRLITTCGLAAGISGTFNTPLAGAMFALEVIYMGAFSLNLVPIFISSIIGNAITLTFLGKAFGVEIPTGLSHSISESTYYVLMGLVMGVLAPLFAKSLYKTGDALEKIPLFPRLILGALIVGVIGSQFRNYGIFGVGYEGLQLALLGKLGLKIMITLAIAKAIATVFTIASGFSGGIFAPSLYIGAMLGGAFALLFGLDPKTYSLIGMAAFFSALTQAPIAQILMIVELTGGYSLLPAVMIASTLSFLIARFIFKGSSVYTLKLEKRGLKIRTGKPMILEMVKVEEIMSKDVVYLRVGFSQEEVISKATQTGHDCFPVLDNDENVVGIICIQEVLKGAKKPIKGYTIGKDKTARDALELLMKQRILPVVDETGKLVGVVTKSDVYRGYYMALEETFIDDLS, from the coding sequence ATGATAAGGAAATGGGCAAAGGTAATATTTGCATCCATAATTGCAGGTATTGGAGGGGGGCTTGGAGCCCTACTTTTTAGATTTTTAGTTAACATAACAACGAGGCTTTTCTTTGGTGTTTTATCCGCCAAGTTTAAGTTATTTCTGATGCCAATAATAGGAGCTCTCTTTATATACCCAATAGTTAAGAACAATCCAAAAGTAAGAGGAACAGGGGTTCCTGAGGTTATAGAAAGCGTGATCTTCAGAAAAGGGGACATAAGTGGGAAGTTCGCAATCCTAAAAATCATTGCAACATCAATAACAATAGGCTCAGGGGGAAGTGCAGGTAGAGAAGGACCAATTGGATTTATAGGGGCATCAATAGCATCTTGGATAGGTAGGAGGCTTTCCCTTTCGTCCCAGATGAGAAGATTAATAACCACATGCGGACTGGCTGCCGGCATCTCTGGGACTTTTAACACGCCCCTTGCTGGAGCTATGTTTGCTCTTGAGGTAATTTATATGGGCGCATTTTCTCTGAATTTAGTGCCGATATTCATATCATCAATAATAGGGAATGCAATAACATTGACATTCCTCGGGAAAGCTTTTGGAGTTGAAATACCTACAGGTCTCTCTCATTCTATATCGGAAAGTACCTATTACGTTCTCATGGGGTTAGTCATGGGTGTTCTAGCTCCTCTTTTTGCGAAATCCCTATATAAGACTGGAGATGCACTAGAGAAAATCCCCCTTTTCCCGAGATTAATTCTCGGAGCATTAATTGTTGGGGTCATTGGATCACAGTTTAGGAATTATGGGATTTTTGGAGTTGGTTATGAGGGCCTTCAACTAGCTCTACTCGGTAAATTAGGACTGAAAATCATGATAACCTTAGCCATTGCAAAGGCTATTGCAACGGTTTTTACAATTGCATCGGGCTTTAGCGGTGGTATTTTTGCCCCTAGTCTTTATATAGGCGCAATGCTCGGGGGAGCATTTGCCCTGTTATTTGGGCTGGATCCTAAAACCTACTCACTCATTGGAATGGCTGCGTTCTTTAGTGCATTAACCCAAGCCCCTATAGCTCAAATCCTTATGATAGTGGAGCTCACTGGAGGGTACTCTCTTCTACCTGCGGTAATGATAGCCTCAACTCTCAGCTTCTTGATTGCGAGGTTTATATTTAAGGGATCATCAGTATACACCCTCAAGCTCGAGAAGAGAGGCCTGAAAATAAGAACCGGCAAACCAATGATACTTGAGATGGTTAAAGTCGAAGAGATAATGTCTAAAGATGTTGTTTATTTAAGGGTTGGATTCAGCCAAGAGGAAGTCATTTCAAAAGCTACACAAACTGGTCATGACTGTTTTCCAGTTTTGGATAATGATGAGAACGTTGTTGGAATTATATGCATTCAAGAAGTCTTAAAGGGAGCAAAGAAACCCATAAAGGGCTATACAATTGGAAAAGATAAGACTGCCAGAGATGCCCTTGAGCTGTTAATGAAACAGAGAATTCTGCCAGTTGTTGATGAAACTGGAAAATTAGTGGGAGTTGTAACTAAGAGCGATGTATATAGGGGATATTACATGGCCCTCGAAGAGACGTTCATAGATGATTTGTCATAA
- a CDS encoding GNAT family N-acetyltransferase, with the protein MIREATFDDVAGIVKCHLSDVDILRYHRLSVFERYKYGGPWMSVETCSIHLNYLFLHNQPVLVAELEGKIVGEIELLIEEEMLLDRLRRICNADVLMVHREFRGRGIGRALMQKAEEIARARECDVIVVTPEDRSYSFYERLGYKKLLENHVVKINTEKFDPEDAKLHGFSWEEVKGLELVAGRFQTSYHHWFSSFVDLIAGIDNILESGKLGKSYYVIRKLPSGLGGVYIWGREKDIPEILGRARKYFKEVITTLPQDLAEEFEAEILRRNVILGKWIS; encoded by the coding sequence ATGATAAGGGAAGCCACGTTCGACGACGTTGCGGGAATAGTGAAGTGTCACCTTTCTGACGTTGACATTCTCAGATATCACAGATTGAGCGTCTTTGAGAGGTACAAATATGGAGGCCCCTGGATGAGTGTTGAGACCTGTTCAATCCATCTGAACTACTTATTCCTTCATAATCAGCCCGTTCTAGTTGCGGAACTTGAAGGCAAGATAGTTGGAGAAATAGAGCTACTGATTGAAGAGGAGATGCTTCTGGACAGGCTCAGGAGGATATGCAACGCAGATGTTCTCATGGTTCATAGGGAATTTAGAGGGAGGGGAATCGGGAGAGCATTAATGCAGAAAGCAGAGGAGATTGCCAGGGCAAGAGAATGCGATGTTATTGTGGTAACTCCTGAAGACAGATCCTATAGCTTCTATGAGAGGCTTGGATATAAAAAGTTGCTCGAGAACCATGTTGTAAAGATAAACACCGAAAAGTTTGATCCAGAAGATGCGAAGCTCCATGGCTTTTCGTGGGAAGAAGTGAAAGGGCTTGAGCTCGTTGCTGGAAGATTTCAAACTTCATATCATCATTGGTTTTCAAGCTTTGTAGATCTAATTGCGGGGATCGATAACATCTTGGAGTCGGGGAAGTTGGGGAAGTCGTACTACGTTATAAGGAAGCTACCCAGTGGATTAGGAGGAGTTTACATCTGGGGACGGGAAAAAGATATCCCGGAAATCCTCGGAAGAGCTAGAAAATATTTCAAGGAAGTTATAACAACATTACCCCAGGATTTAGCTGAAGAGTTCGAGGCTGAAATCCTTAGAAGGAACGTTATCTTGGGAAAGTGGATATCGTAA
- a CDS encoding DUF2079 domain-containing protein, producing MKKGVIIATLHFIILTTLSLIKYENLQYCSLDLGIFTQSLSSILHGMFLYNTVEFQMYGASTHFAVHFQPILLLIFPLFAVFKSPITLLILQSFALAISVLIAYLIAMEVNEEIALPVTILYACNSSLIGIGLFEFHPVSLAVPLLLLSFLALLKRESKLFYVTSALTLSVKEDAFLGILGILAWDTLKNGVSRRKIIEVLCVLFYGILVIKVVIPLFGGRYIYESLYKSINIDQRKLLYFITVNATFSFLPFLDYESVILLFLPWLESLLSSRPTQTMIGFHYSYMIVPLSFIASVYGAKKLNKRALGGLVVAGILVSLATLPITFSPNKEDLSVVHYARLHQYPRKNAFWELIKLVNGSVYTQPRFYAPLSTKIDVYVYPRGAKVEYILLDMTTYRGRIWLKRFGRINKVRVKVIKCINGVCLFRVQK from the coding sequence ATGAAAAAGGGTGTAATCATAGCGACTCTTCATTTTATAATCCTTACAACGCTCTCTCTAATCAAGTATGAAAACCTGCAGTATTGTAGCCTAGACCTGGGAATATTCACACAGTCACTCTCTTCAATCCTCCACGGCATGTTCCTTTACAATACCGTGGAGTTTCAGATGTACGGGGCCTCAACGCATTTTGCCGTTCACTTCCAGCCGATACTCCTTCTAATCTTCCCCCTTTTTGCTGTTTTTAAAAGCCCAATAACGCTACTGATTCTTCAAAGTTTTGCACTTGCCATCTCGGTTCTAATAGCGTACCTCATAGCTATGGAGGTTAATGAAGAGATAGCCCTTCCAGTGACCATACTCTACGCCTGCAACTCCTCGTTAATTGGCATAGGGCTGTTCGAGTTCCACCCAGTTTCGCTTGCCGTTCCATTATTGCTCCTCTCCTTTTTAGCACTGCTTAAGAGAGAAAGCAAATTGTTCTACGTTACTAGCGCTCTTACCCTGAGCGTTAAAGAGGATGCATTTCTCGGGATTCTAGGAATTCTCGCATGGGATACGCTGAAGAATGGGGTATCAAGGAGGAAAATAATTGAAGTGCTCTGCGTGCTTTTCTACGGCATACTGGTCATTAAGGTCGTGATCCCCCTCTTCGGAGGGAGATACATATACGAGTCCCTCTATAAAAGCATCAATATCGACCAGAGAAAACTCCTGTACTTTATCACTGTCAACGCAACTTTTAGTTTCCTTCCCTTCCTGGATTATGAGTCAGTCATTCTGTTATTCTTACCTTGGCTTGAATCCCTGCTATCCTCAAGACCAACGCAGACGATGATAGGCTTTCACTATTCCTATATGATAGTTCCGTTATCGTTTATAGCCTCAGTTTATGGAGCGAAAAAGCTTAATAAAAGAGCCCTGGGAGGGCTAGTAGTGGCTGGAATCTTAGTATCCTTAGCTACCCTGCCCATAACTTTCTCCCCAAACAAGGAGGATTTGAGCGTAGTCCACTATGCAAGACTCCACCAATACCCCAGGAAGAACGCATTCTGGGAGTTGATAAAGCTCGTTAATGGCTCCGTATATACTCAACCGAGGTTTTATGCCCCACTGTCAACTAAGATCGACGTATACGTTTACCCGAGGGGAGCAAAGGTAGAGTACATACTACTTGATATGACAACGTATAGGGGGAGGATCTGGCTTAAAAGGTTCGGGAGGATAAATAAAGTAAGGGTAAAGGTAATTAAATGCATCAACGGTGTATGCCTCTTTAGGGTGCAAAAATGA